One Streptomyces lincolnensis genomic region harbors:
- a CDS encoding ABC transporter permease codes for MSTLAYDGTAMLGRQLRRLRNNPGLLILTQTMPVSMLLFFGYVFGSALAMPGEDYRAFLVPGLLVATAAGGIMTGMFQAAQDTHRGVMDRFRTLPMSRAAVPLGQAGADLVVTAAGTVPFLLVGLAVGWRVEGSAWEALGAFGLLLLFRFTMTWIGIFLGLATRNEEAAGQLGGATFLLPLLSNAYIPTEGLPGWLRTVAEWNPISAVTTALRDLFGNAPVPEGAAWPVAHPIAGSLAWCAVLLVVFVPAAVRRYARGER; via the coding sequence ATGAGCACACTGGCGTACGACGGGACCGCGATGCTGGGCCGCCAGCTGCGGCGGCTGCGGAACAACCCGGGGCTGCTGATCCTGACCCAGACCATGCCGGTCAGCATGCTGCTGTTCTTCGGCTACGTGTTCGGCAGCGCGCTGGCGATGCCGGGCGAGGACTACCGGGCGTTCCTGGTGCCGGGCCTGCTCGTGGCTACCGCCGCGGGCGGGATCATGACCGGGATGTTCCAGGCCGCCCAGGACACGCACCGGGGCGTGATGGACCGCTTCCGGACACTGCCGATGAGCCGGGCGGCGGTGCCGCTCGGACAGGCGGGCGCGGATCTGGTGGTGACGGCGGCCGGGACGGTGCCCTTCCTGCTGGTCGGGCTCGCGGTGGGCTGGCGGGTCGAGGGCAGCGCGTGGGAGGCCCTGGGCGCCTTCGGTCTGTTGCTGCTGTTCCGGTTCACCATGACCTGGATCGGGATATTCCTCGGCCTGGCCACGCGCAACGAGGAGGCGGCGGGCCAGTTGGGCGGCGCGACCTTCCTGCTGCCGCTGCTGTCCAACGCGTACATCCCGACCGAGGGGCTGCCGGGCTGGCTGCGGACGGTCGCCGAGTGGAATCCGATCAGCGCGGTGACGACGGCCCTGCGGGACCTGTTCGGGAACGCGCCGGTGCCGGAGGGCGCGGCCTGGCCAGTGGCGCATCCGATCGCCGGATCACTGGCCTGGTGTGCGGTCCTGCTGGTGGTGTTCGTGCCGGCGGCGGTGCGGCGGTACGCACGCGGCGAGCGGTGA
- a CDS encoding tetratricopeptide repeat protein — protein MSPRTHDTEPAEAPATEPPPAGTGARTTTEPEQQISAGEDGQDTPDGHEPPTPADGDAGPDPDPDLSSVPDPDPDQRVAAVRRVAAAGRRWRAVQLAGCAALLAVAMTAGAIAFGAVRDGGGAQVTAAPAALSPELLSSGDLETSIGALQKHLRDQPRDFGGWATLGLAYVEQARTKGDPSRYPQAEEALKRSLDLEPRYDQALAGRAALAAARHDFEGALKYADGALERNPYNERALSSRIDALVELGRYDEASKAADTADSRRPGVPVFTRYAYVRELRGDVRTAQRVLDQALSSATAAGDIAYVSSALGQLAWNQGDYKAALTHYARALAADETYVPALEGHARAQAASGDRAAAIKGMEDVVARFPLPGPLVVLGELYEERGAEGDPAKARDLYALVDAWTALARANKVNADLDTALAAADHGDKAAALRAARAEWARRHTVHTADALAWALHVNGRDEEALPYARRATATGYRNATFLYHRGIIERATGHTDDARAHLTAALELNPGFSPLGAREARTALEAAE, from the coding sequence ATGTCCCCGCGCACCCATGACACCGAGCCCGCCGAGGCCCCAGCGACCGAGCCACCTCCCGCGGGGACGGGTGCGCGGACCACCACGGAGCCGGAACAGCAGATCTCCGCGGGCGAGGACGGGCAGGACACCCCGGACGGGCACGAGCCGCCGACCCCGGCGGACGGGGATGCCGGGCCCGACCCCGACCCTGATCTCAGCTCCGTCCCCGACCCCGACCCCGACCAGCGTGTCGCCGCCGTGCGGCGTGTCGCGGCCGCCGGGCGGCGGTGGCGGGCCGTGCAACTGGCGGGCTGTGCCGCCCTGTTGGCGGTGGCGATGACCGCGGGGGCGATCGCGTTCGGAGCGGTGCGGGACGGGGGTGGCGCGCAGGTGACGGCCGCGCCGGCGGCGCTGTCGCCGGAGTTGCTGTCGAGCGGGGACCTGGAGACGAGCATCGGCGCGTTGCAGAAGCATCTCCGGGACCAGCCGCGGGACTTCGGCGGCTGGGCGACGCTCGGTCTGGCCTACGTGGAGCAGGCCAGGACGAAGGGCGACCCCTCGCGCTACCCGCAGGCGGAGGAGGCGCTGAAGCGCTCGCTCGACCTGGAGCCGCGGTACGACCAGGCCCTGGCCGGCCGTGCCGCGCTCGCCGCCGCCCGGCACGACTTCGAGGGCGCCCTGAAGTACGCGGACGGCGCCCTGGAGCGCAACCCCTACAACGAACGCGCTCTGTCCTCCCGTATCGACGCCCTCGTCGAACTCGGCCGCTACGACGAGGCGTCGAAGGCCGCCGACACCGCGGACAGCCGCCGCCCCGGCGTCCCCGTCTTCACGCGGTACGCGTACGTACGCGAACTGCGCGGCGATGTCCGCACCGCACAGCGCGTGCTGGACCAGGCCCTGTCCTCCGCGACCGCCGCGGGGGACATCGCCTACGTGTCCAGCGCGCTCGGCCAACTCGCCTGGAACCAGGGCGACTACAAGGCGGCGCTCACCCACTACGCCCGTGCCCTCGCCGCCGACGAGACCTACGTCCCGGCGCTGGAGGGCCACGCCCGGGCCCAGGCCGCGAGCGGTGACCGCGCGGCGGCGATCAAGGGCATGGAGGACGTCGTCGCCCGCTTCCCGCTGCCCGGCCCGCTCGTCGTCCTCGGCGAGCTGTACGAGGAGCGCGGCGCCGAGGGCGACCCGGCGAAGGCCCGCGACCTGTACGCCCTGGTGGACGCCTGGACGGCGCTGGCCCGCGCCAACAAGGTCAACGCCGATCTCGACACCGCGCTCGCGGCGGCCGACCACGGCGACAAGGCCGCGGCCCTGCGCGCGGCCCGCGCCGAGTGGGCCCGCCGCCACACCGTGCACACGGCGGACGCCCTCGCCTGGGCGCTGCACGTCAACGGCCGCGACGAGGAGGCCCTGCCGTACGCCCGCCGGGCCACCGCCACCGGCTACCGCAACGCCACCTTCCTGTACCACCGCGGGATCATCGAGCGGGCCACCGGCCACACGGACGACGCCCGCGCCCACCTCACCGCGGCCCTGGAGCTGAACCCCGGTTTCTCGCCCCTGGGCGCCCGCGAGGCTCGTACGGCACTGGAGGCCGCCGAATGA
- a CDS encoding ATP-binding cassette domain-containing protein, which translates to MTSTYAVLSEGLEKHFGAVHALRGLDLAVARGTVCGVLGPNGAGKTTAIRLLTTLLRPDAGSARIAGYDLVREAAAVRTRIGVTGQYASVDGDLSGRQNLRLFARLHRVRGPAERAGELLDRFGLTESADRPVSTYSGGMRRRIDLAASLIRRPEVLFLDEPTTGLDPASRNLIWDAVRDLTADGTTVLLTTQYLEEADQLADDIALVDRGRVAHTGSPAELKGLIGAHVEVVVAHPDVMVRAAGVLDQLTGGQPSFDHDRNAVGAVTRDATLTLPRLVRELDAAGVPLLDASLRPPTLDDVFLRLTEDLGQKETAA; encoded by the coding sequence ATGACTTCTACGTACGCTGTACTTAGTGAAGGTCTGGAGAAGCACTTCGGTGCCGTCCACGCGCTGCGCGGGCTCGATCTCGCGGTGGCGCGGGGCACGGTCTGCGGAGTCCTCGGGCCGAACGGGGCCGGCAAGACCACGGCCATCCGGCTGCTCACCACGCTGCTGCGGCCCGACGCGGGCTCGGCCCGGATCGCCGGGTACGACCTGGTCCGCGAGGCCGCGGCGGTCCGCACCCGGATCGGTGTCACCGGGCAGTACGCCTCGGTCGACGGGGACCTGAGCGGCCGCCAGAACCTGAGGCTGTTCGCCCGGCTGCACCGGGTGCGGGGCCCTGCCGAGCGGGCCGGCGAGCTGCTCGACCGCTTCGGTCTGACCGAGTCCGCCGACCGGCCCGTGTCCACCTACTCCGGCGGGATGCGCCGCCGGATCGACCTGGCGGCGAGCCTGATCCGCCGCCCCGAGGTGCTGTTCCTGGACGAGCCGACCACCGGCCTCGACCCGGCCAGCCGCAACCTGATCTGGGACGCGGTGCGCGATCTCACCGCGGACGGCACGACGGTGCTGCTGACCACGCAGTACCTGGAGGAGGCCGACCAACTCGCCGACGACATCGCCCTGGTGGACCGGGGACGGGTCGCACACACGGGCTCCCCGGCCGAGCTGAAGGGGCTCATCGGGGCCCATGTCGAGGTCGTCGTCGCGCACCCGGACGTGATGGTGCGGGCGGCCGGCGTCCTCGATCAACTCACCGGCGGACAGCCGTCGTTCGACCACGACCGCAACGCGGTCGGCGCGGTCACCCGCGACGCGACGCTCACCCTCCCGCGCCTGGTGCGCGAACTGGACGCGGCCGGCGTCCCGTTGCTGGACGCGAGCCTGCGCCCACCGACCCTCGACGACGTGTTCCTCCGGCTCACCGAGGACCTGGGACAGAAGGAGACCGCGGCATGA
- a CDS encoding anti-sigma factor produces MSLFRREDIHSLAAPYALDALEPDERRRFEKHLKKCAACAAEVRTLSEDAVRLAWSTAAPPPLAMRDRVLAAVRATPQEPAPQAVARPRATQLPPHVWGTQPPPARARAARPRPLFVPFATATAAAALVVASLFAVQADRARDELNAQQAQAREIAHVLGAPDARATTARDARGRSIGAIASAAEGRAVVTLSGYGDLPSDRVHQLWLMRPDAQPRSLGLFDGDTPLVTSGLDRSAASLAVTVEPGGGSPQPTTQPIVQLALKSVGFGG; encoded by the coding sequence ATGAGCCTGTTCCGACGGGAGGACATCCACTCCCTGGCCGCGCCCTACGCCCTCGACGCCCTCGAACCCGACGAGCGGCGCCGCTTCGAGAAGCATCTGAAGAAGTGCGCCGCCTGCGCCGCCGAGGTGCGCACCCTGTCCGAGGACGCCGTCCGGCTCGCCTGGTCCACGGCCGCCCCGCCACCGCTCGCGATGCGCGACCGGGTGCTGGCCGCCGTCCGCGCGACCCCGCAGGAGCCCGCCCCGCAGGCGGTGGCGCGTCCGCGGGCGACCCAGCTGCCGCCGCATGTGTGGGGCACGCAGCCGCCGCCGGCCCGCGCCCGTGCGGCCCGGCCGCGACCGCTGTTCGTCCCGTTCGCCACCGCGACGGCCGCCGCGGCGCTCGTCGTCGCCTCGCTGTTCGCCGTCCAGGCCGACCGGGCCCGGGACGAGCTGAACGCCCAGCAGGCCCAGGCGCGTGAGATCGCCCACGTTCTGGGAGCTCCCGACGCCCGGGCGACGACCGCGCGGGACGCCCGGGGCCGAAGTATCGGAGCGATCGCCTCGGCGGCGGAGGGGCGTGCGGTGGTCACCCTCAGCGGATACGGCGACCTGCCGAGCGACCGGGTGCACCAACTGTGGCTCATGCGCCCCGACGCGCAACCGCGCTCCCTGGGCCTCTTCGACGGCGACACGCCCTTGGTCACATCGGGCCTGGACAGGTCGGCGGCGTCACTCGCTGTGACCGTCGAGCCGGGCGGTGGCTCACCGCAGCCCACCACCCAGCCGATTGTCCAACTCGCCCTGAAATCGGTTGGCTTCGGAGGGTAA
- a CDS encoding TetR/AcrR family transcriptional regulator, translating into MAGRAAVPEVIWARPERTGRGPKPAFTRADIAAAAVRIADAQGLDAVSMRHVAAELGCGTMSLYNYVPRKEDLYELMVDAVSGDHELFEPTGDWRADMLRNARQTKALMHRHPWMVRLMSGAYGFSPNALRYLEHCLACLDPLDAPSGTKIELVAMLSGCVTVYVSNELATAERVRSLPWSQEQENAVRIAYMGSQIASGAYPRLAASFMEDAGPIDLEAVFERMLVRVLDGFAPRVGEQGPD; encoded by the coding sequence ATGGCGGGCCGAGCGGCCGTACCCGAAGTGATCTGGGCCCGTCCCGAGCGGACGGGCCGCGGGCCCAAACCGGCGTTCACGCGCGCGGACATCGCGGCGGCGGCCGTGCGGATCGCCGACGCGCAGGGGCTGGACGCGGTGTCGATGCGGCACGTCGCGGCCGAACTGGGCTGCGGCACCATGTCGCTGTACAACTACGTCCCCCGCAAGGAGGACCTGTACGAGCTGATGGTGGACGCGGTCAGCGGCGACCACGAGCTGTTCGAGCCGACCGGGGACTGGCGCGCCGACATGCTCCGCAACGCCCGCCAGACCAAGGCGCTCATGCACCGGCACCCCTGGATGGTGCGGCTGATGTCAGGGGCGTACGGCTTCAGCCCCAACGCCCTGCGGTACCTGGAGCACTGCCTGGCCTGCCTGGATCCGCTGGACGCCCCCTCCGGCACGAAGATCGAGCTGGTGGCGATGCTCAGCGGCTGTGTGACCGTGTACGTCTCCAACGAACTGGCCACGGCCGAGCGGGTGCGGTCGCTGCCGTGGTCGCAGGAGCAGGAGAACGCGGTACGGATCGCCTACATGGGGAGCCAGATCGCCTCCGGCGCCTATCCGAGGCTGGCCGCCTCCTTCATGGAGGACGCGGGGCCGATCGATCTGGAGGCCGTGTTCGAACGGATGCTGGTGCGCGTGCTGGACGGCTTCGCGCCCAGGGTCGGGGAGCAGGGGCCGGACTAG
- a CDS encoding sigma-70 family RNA polymerase sigma factor: MEADELLVMVAGGDQQAFEDLYGLVSGPVFGLVRRVVRDPAQSEEVAQEVLLELWRSAARFDPRRGSALSWVLTLAHRRAVDRVRSARAAGEREQREARRSHHPAFDQVTEEVEAGLEREWVRRCLDRLTALQRQSVTLAYYDGYTYREVAERLSLPLGTVKTRMRDGLTRLRECLGGAA, encoded by the coding sequence GTGGAGGCGGACGAACTGCTGGTCATGGTGGCCGGTGGTGATCAGCAGGCGTTCGAGGATCTGTACGGGCTGGTGTCCGGACCGGTCTTCGGACTTGTCAGACGGGTCGTACGCGATCCGGCGCAGTCGGAGGAGGTGGCGCAGGAGGTGTTGTTGGAGCTGTGGCGGTCCGCGGCCCGGTTCGATCCCCGGCGGGGCAGTGCCCTGTCCTGGGTCCTCACCCTCGCCCACCGGCGGGCCGTGGACCGGGTGCGCAGCGCCCGCGCGGCCGGCGAACGCGAACAGCGCGAGGCACGGCGGTCCCATCACCCCGCCTTCGACCAGGTCACCGAGGAGGTCGAGGCCGGGCTGGAGCGCGAGTGGGTGCGCCGCTGCCTGGACCGCCTCACCGCCCTCCAGCGCCAGTCGGTCACCCTCGCCTACTACGACGGGTATACGTACCGTGAAGTGGCCGAGCGGCTCTCGCTGCCGCTGGGCACGGTGAAGACGAGGATGCGGGACGGGCTGACCCGTCTGCGGGAGTGCCTGGGAGGTGCGGCATGA
- a CDS encoding DUF4331 domain-containing protein, whose amino-acid sequence MTPISRSSSGRRSVATLVCGALAAGGLAAAGVATLEPGAASASSHREAPLISGQPQFDNTDVYAFVSPDHPDTTTLVANWIPFEEPAGGPNFFTFAEDAQYDLHIDNNGDAQGDLLFRYTFKTQTKNDKTFLYNTGAVTSLDDPDLNITQTYDIEMIKLRKQKVTYKTKIADDVPVAPSNVGKASMPDYATLRNEAVHKLTNGAKTFAGQADDPFFLDLRVFDLLYGGNLSEVGNDTLKGYNVNSIALQVPTDMIAESKEQPVVGIWSTTQRKNAQGYFSQVSRLGMPLVNEVVNPIKDKDKFNASSPWEDAQFLKNVTNPELPKLIEAIYKIPAPKEPRNDLVDVFLKGVEGLNQPPHVTPSEQLRLNTSIKPAAEPKRLGVLDGDNAGFPNGRRLSDDVLDAALQVVEGELVGAKNDLGDAVDKNDKDFEKAFPYVALPTEGSRGPLAKGTTEGNDVRNQLGDALQPAGAGGMDDTTLIAGSAGAGALGILLIGGALMWWRRMRERAY is encoded by the coding sequence ATGACACCTATCTCCAGGAGCAGCTCGGGACGCAGGAGCGTCGCGACGCTCGTATGTGGTGCGCTGGCCGCCGGCGGCCTCGCAGCCGCCGGCGTGGCCACGCTGGAACCGGGGGCGGCCTCCGCCTCCAGCCACCGGGAGGCCCCGCTCATCTCGGGGCAGCCCCAGTTCGACAACACGGACGTGTACGCGTTCGTCAGCCCGGACCACCCGGACACGACGACGCTCGTCGCGAACTGGATCCCCTTCGAGGAACCGGCCGGCGGACCGAACTTCTTCACGTTCGCCGAGGACGCGCAGTACGACCTGCACATCGACAACAACGGTGACGCGCAGGGCGATCTGCTGTTCCGCTACACGTTCAAGACGCAGACGAAGAACGACAAGACGTTCCTGTACAACACCGGCGCGGTCACCAGCCTGGACGACCCGGACCTCAACATCACGCAGACGTACGACATCGAGATGATCAAGCTGCGCAAGCAGAAGGTCACGTACAAGACGAAGATCGCCGACGACGTCCCGGTGGCACCGTCGAACGTCGGCAAGGCGTCGATGCCGGACTACGCCACGCTGCGCAACGAGGCGGTCCACAAGCTCACCAACGGCGCCAAGACGTTCGCCGGACAGGCCGACGACCCGTTCTTCCTGGATCTGCGGGTCTTCGACCTGCTGTACGGCGGGAACCTCTCCGAGGTCGGCAACGACACCCTCAAGGGCTACAACGTCAACTCGATCGCCCTTCAGGTCCCGACGGACATGATCGCCGAGTCGAAGGAGCAGCCGGTCGTCGGCATCTGGTCGACGACCCAGCGCAAGAACGCGCAGGGCTACTTCTCGCAGGTGTCGCGTCTGGGCATGCCGCTGGTCAACGAGGTGGTCAACCCGATCAAGGACAAGGACAAGTTCAACGCGTCCTCGCCGTGGGAGGACGCCCAGTTCCTGAAGAACGTCACCAACCCCGAGCTGCCGAAGCTCATCGAGGCGATCTACAAGATCCCGGCTCCCAAGGAGCCGCGCAACGACCTCGTCGACGTCTTCCTCAAGGGTGTGGAGGGGCTCAACCAGCCGCCGCACGTGACGCCGTCGGAGCAGCTGCGCCTGAACACCTCGATCAAGCCGGCCGCCGAACCCAAGCGGCTCGGTGTGCTGGACGGCGACAACGCGGGCTTCCCGAACGGGCGTCGGCTCTCCGACGACGTGCTCGACGCCGCGCTCCAGGTCGTCGAGGGTGAACTGGTCGGCGCGAAGAACGACCTCGGCGACGCGGTCGACAAGAACGACAAGGACTTCGAGAAGGCCTTCCCCTACGTCGCGCTGCCGACGGAGGGCTCGCGCGGCCCGCTCGCCAAGGGCACGACCGAGGGCAACGACGTCCGCAACCAGCTCGGTGACGCCCTCCAGCCGGCCGGTGCCGGCGGTATGGACGACACCACCCTGATCGCCGGCTCGGCCGGCGCGGGCGCGCTCGGCATCCTGCTGATCGGCGGCGCGCTGATGTGGTGGCGCCGGATGCGGGAGCGGGCGTACTAG
- a CDS encoding type ISP restriction/modification enzyme — MPSVTHDDAPLLADLMPWSVAPPRLGRGWPTGPDAASLKARWDALLKAEGPDREALFEPTRSRTLRSAVGQLPGQSGGTERLARASGPCPEPVRVLAAPFDEQWLIPDHRLIDAARPELWRVADAQQVFVAEIPAAAEPADPPLLATSLLPLLRPGRVRPLFRRPGGTEPNLAPGLLEHLGTRLGRPPEPLDVLAWTVAAVRPGLAVPLTEDPELWARGVESGRRTLWLMRRDGERPKLPGGRRPYVRAPLPSRPLTLHYDREEESLHLDEGRVSPVPPEAWDFEVGGVRVLEQWFTARTAEAEPGTLAAIRPTGWTQGWTSELLELITVLALLAEPREEPEVTAPITAAELRKAGVLPVPDAARRPASVLDGHEEGPEGQLALI, encoded by the coding sequence GGCATCCCTGAAGGCCCGCTGGGACGCCCTGCTGAAGGCCGAGGGACCCGACCGCGAGGCCCTGTTCGAACCGACGCGTTCCCGCACCCTGCGCTCGGCGGTCGGACAGCTGCCGGGACAGAGCGGCGGCACGGAGAGGCTGGCCCGCGCCTCGGGCCCCTGCCCGGAGCCCGTCCGCGTCCTGGCCGCCCCCTTCGACGAGCAGTGGCTGATCCCCGACCACCGGCTGATCGACGCGGCCCGGCCCGAGTTGTGGCGGGTGGCCGACGCGCAGCAGGTCTTCGTCGCCGAGATCCCGGCAGCCGCCGAGCCGGCCGACCCTCCGCTGCTGGCGACCTCCCTGCTGCCGCTGCTCCGCCCGGGCCGCGTCCGTCCGCTCTTCCGCCGCCCCGGCGGCACGGAACCCAACCTCGCGCCCGGCCTGCTGGAGCACCTGGGCACCCGCCTCGGCCGCCCGCCCGAGCCGCTGGACGTGCTCGCCTGGACGGTGGCGGCCGTACGCCCCGGCCTGGCCGTCCCCCTGACCGAGGACCCCGAACTGTGGGCGCGCGGTGTCGAGTCGGGCCGCCGCACGCTGTGGCTGATGCGCCGCGACGGCGAGCGCCCCAAGCTCCCCGGCGGCCGCCGTCCCTACGTCCGGGCCCCGCTGCCGTCCCGGCCGCTGACCCTGCACTACGACCGTGAGGAGGAGAGCCTGCACCTCGACGAGGGCCGCGTCTCCCCCGTACCGCCCGAGGCCTGGGACTTCGAAGTGGGCGGAGTGCGGGTGCTGGAGCAGTGGTTCACGGCCCGCACCGCGGAGGCCGAGCCGGGCACGCTGGCGGCGATCCGCCCGACGGGCTGGACGCAGGGGTGGACGTCGGAACTGCTGGAGCTGATCACCGTGCTGGCGCTCCTCGCGGAGCCGCGGGAGGAGCCGGAGGTGACCGCGCCGATCACGGCGGCGGAGCTGCGAAAGGCGGGCGTCCTGCCGGTACCGGACGCGGCCCGCAGGCCGGCGTCGGTACTGGACGGACACGAGGAGGGGCCGGAGGGCCAGCTCGCGCTGATCTAG
- a CDS encoding sulfite exporter TauE/SafE family protein, translating into MNPRRLLASGAAVLTAACALVLVPSGAASAHPLGNFTVNHYDGLVTAPGELRVEHVEDLAEIPATQAKSDLERLGVTEWARQRCATAARGSEATVDGRPVALTVKSGVARVRPGQAGLDTLRVECDLRAPLPEGDTVALGFRGAGASSGPGWREITARGDRTTLTASDVPEESLSRELTTYPEELLSSPADTTSASLRVRPGGPALADESGEAGDAPAASVLPRGADRWTRALDSLVARHDLTVGFAALAVLIAVVLGALHALAPGHGKTLMAAVAAARGGRARMKDVLPLAASVTVTHTLGVVALGLLVTAGSAAAPSVIAWLGISSGVLVTIAGLTLLRRAWHHRAHARAHEHPHPHEPAKVPERALVLAAATATTTAHDNPTAPTGHTHDGPHHHAHTPDHAHDDHSHPHGDHDHHHKHEHEHDHKHGHDHKHDHTFEHSHGGFTHTHAVAPTLRGTILLGFAGGLVPSPSAVVVLVGAAALGQAWFGLLLVVAYGVGLALTLTAAGFAVVKLGTGVTRMLDRRPRLAAGRLTRLVRRTAPLGSALVVVALGAGLVLKGAASALG; encoded by the coding sequence ATGAACCCCCGTCGCCTGCTCGCCTCCGGCGCGGCCGTCCTCACCGCCGCCTGCGCGCTGGTGCTCGTCCCCTCGGGGGCCGCGAGCGCGCACCCGCTCGGCAACTTCACCGTCAACCACTACGACGGCCTGGTCACCGCCCCGGGCGAACTGCGCGTCGAGCACGTCGAGGACCTCGCCGAGATCCCGGCGACCCAGGCCAAGTCGGACCTGGAGCGGCTGGGCGTCACCGAGTGGGCCCGGCAGCGGTGTGCGACGGCCGCGCGGGGCAGCGAGGCCACCGTCGACGGCCGTCCGGTCGCCCTCACCGTGAAGAGCGGTGTCGCGCGGGTGCGCCCCGGCCAGGCCGGGCTCGACACCCTCCGCGTGGAGTGCGACCTGAGGGCACCGCTGCCCGAGGGCGACACGGTGGCCCTCGGCTTCCGCGGCGCGGGCGCCTCCTCGGGCCCCGGCTGGCGGGAGATCACCGCGCGCGGCGACCGGACGACGCTCACCGCGTCGGACGTACCGGAGGAATCGCTGTCGCGTGAACTGACCACGTACCCCGAGGAGTTGCTCTCCTCCCCCGCCGACACCACGTCCGCGTCGCTCCGGGTGCGCCCCGGCGGCCCGGCCCTCGCCGACGAGTCCGGGGAGGCCGGGGACGCGCCCGCCGCCTCCGTCCTCCCGCGCGGCGCCGACCGCTGGACCCGTGCCCTGGACTCCCTGGTGGCCCGCCACGACCTCACCGTCGGCTTCGCAGCGCTGGCCGTGCTCATCGCCGTGGTCCTCGGCGCCCTGCACGCGCTCGCGCCGGGCCACGGCAAGACCCTGATGGCCGCGGTGGCCGCGGCACGCGGCGGCAGGGCCCGCATGAAGGACGTCCTTCCGCTCGCCGCCTCGGTCACCGTCACCCACACCCTGGGCGTGGTCGCCCTCGGCCTCCTCGTCACGGCCGGCTCCGCCGCGGCCCCCTCGGTGATCGCCTGGCTGGGCATCTCCAGCGGCGTCCTGGTCACGATCGCGGGCCTGACCCTCCTGCGACGGGCCTGGCACCACCGCGCCCATGCCCGCGCCCACGAGCACCCGCACCCCCACGAACCGGCCAAGGTCCCCGAGCGCGCCCTGGTCCTGGCGGCCGCGACCGCGACCACAACCGCCCACGACAACCCCACCGCCCCCACGGGCCACACCCACGACGGCCCGCACCACCACGCGCACACACCCGACCACGCGCACGACGACCACAGCCACCCGCACGGCGACCACGATCACCACCACAAGCACGAGCACGAGCACGACCACAAGCACGGGCACGACCACAAGCACGACCACACCTTCGAGCACTCGCACGGCGGCTTCACCCACACCCACGCCGTCGCCCCCACCCTCCGCGGCACGATCCTCCTCGGCTTCGCCGGAGGCCTCGTGCCGAGCCCGTCCGCGGTCGTCGTCCTGGTGGGCGCGGCGGCGCTCGGGCAGGCCTGGTTCGGTCTGCTGCTCGTCGTGGCGTACGGCGTGGGACTGGCGCTGACGCTCACCGCGGCCGGGTTCGCGGTCGTCAAGCTGGGTACCGGTGTCACCCGGATGCTGGACAGGCGTCCGCGGCTGGCGGCGGGCCGGCTGACGCGCCTGGTCCGCAGGACGGCACCCCTGGGATCCGCGCTCGTGGTCGTGGCTCTTGGGGCCGGATTGGTGCTCAAGGGGGCGGCATCCGCGCTCGGCTGA